In one Halofilum ochraceum genomic region, the following are encoded:
- the rsfS gene encoding ribosome silencing factor: MTREQGPSPEPGAIAEVVLAAIDELKGVDVRTLDVRDQTSITDTIIVVSGTSQRHLKSLADRVLERSREAGIKPLGIEGERGADWYLVDLGDVVVHVMSREKRDFYNLEKLWSMHVDDSAAGSG; the protein is encoded by the coding sequence ATGACGCGTGAACAAGGTCCGTCGCCCGAACCGGGCGCCATTGCCGAGGTCGTCCTCGCCGCCATCGACGAACTCAAGGGCGTCGATGTGCGCACGCTGGATGTACGTGACCAGACCTCGATCACCGACACCATCATCGTCGTCAGCGGCACCTCCCAGCGCCACCTGAAATCGCTCGCCGATCGGGTGCTGGAGCGCTCCCGTGAGGCGGGGATCAAACCCCTCGGTATCGAGGGCGAGCGCGGTGCGGACTGGTATCTCGTCGACCTCGGCGATGTGGTGGTTCACGTCATGAGCCGCGAGAAACGCGACTTCTATAACCTCGAAAAACTCTGGTCGATGCACGTGGACGACTCGGCCGCCGGATCGGGGTGA
- the rlmH gene encoding 23S rRNA (pseudouridine(1915)-N(3))-methyltransferase RlmH, with protein MRFHLVAVGTRVPDWVAEGFSDYAKRLQGGARLELHAVAAARRRSGSEPERARAEEAERLRAAVPGRAYRIALDLGGRAMSTEGLAERVREWNRTGDQVAFLVGGPDGLDPALVKEADERWSLSPLTLPHALVRVVLAEQLYRAVSILHNQPYHR; from the coding sequence ATGCGTTTTCATCTCGTTGCCGTCGGTACGCGGGTGCCGGACTGGGTGGCCGAGGGATTCTCGGACTACGCGAAACGCCTGCAGGGCGGTGCGCGGCTGGAGCTGCACGCGGTGGCGGCGGCGCGTCGGCGCAGCGGAAGCGAGCCGGAGCGGGCGCGCGCCGAGGAGGCCGAGCGGCTGCGCGCGGCGGTGCCGGGGCGGGCCTATCGGATCGCGCTCGATCTCGGCGGCCGCGCCATGAGCACGGAAGGGCTCGCCGAGCGCGTCCGCGAGTGGAACCGGACCGGCGACCAGGTCGCATTCCTTGTCGGTGGCCCCGATGGGCTCGATCCGGCCCTGGTCAAAGAAGCGGACGAGCGCTGGTCGCTGTCACCGCTGACGCTGCCCCACGCGCTGGTGCGCGTTGTCCTGGCGGAGCAGCTGTACCGCGCCGTCTCCATCCTCCATAACCAGCCGTACCACCGTTGA
- a CDS encoding Maf family protein produces MPEKREIVDLLLASRSPRRRELLDQVGLTYSVLDPDVDETPESGESPQALVERLARAKARAGRTAAGGLPVLAADTAVVADGVALGKPADAAHALAMLERLSGRSHEVVSGIAVDADGAIASRVVESIVTLRPTTAAERRAYWASGEPDGKAGGYAIQGLGAVFVERLEGSYSNVVGLPLFETLALLRDHGVDPLARYVSC; encoded by the coding sequence ATGCCGGAGAAACGCGAAATCGTTGATCTGCTGCTCGCGTCGCGTTCACCGCGGCGGCGGGAATTGCTGGACCAGGTCGGTCTGACTTACAGCGTTCTCGACCCCGATGTCGACGAAACGCCCGAATCGGGCGAATCGCCGCAGGCGCTGGTCGAGCGCCTCGCACGAGCGAAGGCCCGGGCGGGACGGACCGCCGCGGGGGGGCTGCCGGTGCTGGCGGCCGATACCGCGGTGGTGGCCGATGGCGTCGCGCTGGGCAAACCGGCGGACGCGGCCCACGCCCTGGCCATGCTCGAACGCCTGTCCGGGCGGAGCCATGAGGTCGTCAGCGGCATCGCCGTCGACGCCGACGGTGCCATCGCCAGCCGGGTCGTCGAGTCGATCGTCACGCTGCGCCCGACCACCGCCGCGGAACGCCGTGCGTACTGGGCCAGCGGGGAGCCCGATGGCAAAGCGGGCGGGTACGCGATCCAGGGCCTGGGCGCCGTGTTCGTCGAACGCCTGGAGGGCAGCTATTCGAACGTGGTCGGCCTGCCCCTGTTCGAGACCCTGGCGCTGCTGCGTGACCATGGCGTCGATCCGCTTGCGCGTTATGTATCCTGTTAG
- the rng gene encoding ribonuclease G, whose protein sequence is MNEEILINVTPQETRVALVENGVLAEVSIERARRRGIVGNIYKGRVVRVLPGMEAAFVDLGLERTAFLHVSDVAGAHKTAAAVAGSENGEEPPAQPIPAGNGYPPIQDLLREGQDLVVQVIKEPLGTKGARLTTHLTIPSRYLVLMPNDANVGVSTKIEEEVERVRLRELVESRLEAEPGWGWILRTAAEGASESAIDTDMRLLARIWRAAEERARHSNPGTLVHEDLPLALRTLRDIVGGGIDRIRVDSLEAFERMQRFATEFLPETTERIEHYGGQRPIFEIYGIEDEIQRALDRRVQLKSGGYLIIDQTEAMTTIDVNTGAFVGHRNLEETIFKTNLEAAQAIARQLRLRNLGGIIIIDFIDMAEAEHRRKVLGALGKAQENDHARTQVCDVSALGLVEMTRKRTRESLEHVLCKACPTCGGRGSIKSPETVCYEIFREILREARQFDARQLMVLAAQEVVDMLLDEESTSLAELEAFIGIPTRLQAEALYAPEQFDVVLV, encoded by the coding sequence ATGAATGAGGAAATCCTGATCAACGTCACCCCGCAGGAAACCCGGGTGGCGCTGGTCGAGAATGGTGTACTGGCCGAGGTCAGTATCGAACGTGCGCGCCGACGCGGCATCGTCGGCAACATCTACAAGGGCCGCGTGGTGCGTGTGCTGCCGGGAATGGAGGCGGCCTTCGTCGACCTCGGGCTTGAGCGCACGGCCTTTCTGCACGTATCCGACGTCGCGGGTGCCCACAAGACGGCGGCTGCCGTCGCCGGCAGCGAAAACGGCGAGGAGCCGCCGGCGCAGCCGATCCCCGCGGGCAACGGCTATCCGCCCATCCAGGACCTGCTGCGCGAAGGCCAGGATCTCGTCGTTCAGGTAATCAAGGAGCCGCTCGGGACCAAGGGTGCGCGCCTGACGACCCACCTCACGATCCCCTCGCGCTACCTGGTCCTGATGCCCAACGATGCCAATGTCGGTGTCTCGACCAAGATCGAGGAAGAGGTGGAACGGGTCCGGCTGCGCGAGCTGGTCGAGAGCCGCCTGGAGGCGGAGCCCGGCTGGGGGTGGATCCTGCGCACGGCGGCCGAAGGGGCGTCCGAGAGCGCGATTGACACCGACATGCGCCTGCTCGCCCGTATCTGGCGGGCCGCCGAGGAACGCGCTCGTCATTCGAACCCGGGCACGCTGGTGCATGAGGACCTGCCGCTGGCGCTGCGGACGCTGCGCGACATCGTCGGCGGCGGTATCGACCGGATCCGGGTCGATTCGCTCGAGGCGTTCGAGCGCATGCAGCGCTTCGCCACGGAGTTCCTGCCGGAGACGACGGAGCGGATCGAGCATTACGGCGGCCAGCGGCCTATCTTTGAGATATACGGCATCGAGGATGAGATCCAGCGGGCGCTGGATCGCCGTGTGCAGCTCAAGTCGGGCGGCTACCTGATCATCGATCAGACCGAGGCGATGACGACGATCGACGTGAATACCGGCGCGTTCGTCGGTCATCGCAATCTCGAAGAAACGATCTTCAAGACCAATCTCGAGGCGGCCCAGGCGATCGCGCGGCAGCTGCGGCTGCGTAACCTGGGCGGGATCATCATTATCGACTTCATCGATATGGCGGAGGCCGAACACCGGCGCAAGGTCCTGGGCGCGCTGGGCAAGGCCCAGGAGAACGACCACGCCCGGACCCAGGTCTGCGATGTGTCAGCGCTCGGACTGGTCGAGATGACGCGCAAGCGCACGCGCGAGAGCCTGGAGCACGTGCTGTGCAAGGCCTGCCCGACCTGCGGTGGCCGCGGTTCGATCAAATCGCCGGAAACGGTCTGCTACGAAATCTTCCGCGAGATCCTGCGTGAGGCGCGCCAATTCGATGCTCGCCAGTTGATGGTGCTGGCGGCCCAGGAGGTGGTGGATATGCTGCTCGATGAGGAATCGACCAGTCTGGCCGAACTCGAGGCATTTATCGGCATCCCCACGCGCCTGCAGGCCGAAGCCCTGTACGCACCGGAACAGTTCGACGTCGTCCTTGTGTGA
- a CDS encoding YhdP family protein has protein sequence MRSGWGRLRRWLGGTVAFALIAAAVLLTVLRLALPFAAEYRAELEARVADYLDTPVSIGSMEVEWHGLGPRLRLVDLRLEGPPPARQPLRFDEAFVDIGIGPGIGGELPMFIRSMSLVGLNLEIELNEDGQLAMFGQRVPVEEVIPKGETPPPFVQRIGGWLLGTGRLQLLDASIDLVSVDGDRSRISDIDLRLANDEDHHRAALSMQLPSEWGESIDAVFDVTGAEIGDWAQWEGRIWVDAQNVELRRWSGLYPELPIHVRDGRASFATWIDFGNGRLGEVALHGDSDNLAVAGGPMEVPVAFERLAGRLRWHGQSGGDWQLDVGDLKVRRGGRAWPESGFSVARESNGDGARWRLGADFLRIEDSLALARLTPLANELPRKLRPLAPGGDLYDLQAAGAASEPIALRARFEDVDWTATGDIPGVRGVDGRLEAGGGGARIDLAAREASLDAPRFMAAPLDFARFTGRVGVTWPDDGVRIRGQGLRAENADGTASGRVEAFVPGDGSVHLDIEAGFDNVPVPAVTRYIPAREIPREVMSALDRTLQAGLVEHGELRLEGRARDFPYRDGNGTFTVDLQARNARIDYAPGWPSLDQVSGRVRFDGPSMRIDAEAARLFGIRSRRLTARIPDLEEGRLAVSAEADAPIADLIRLVNESPLADELGRLFAGARGDGEAPFRLDLEVPLRAPEQTTVAGRVALSGDSLVQPRFDLDMRDLDGALRFTRRGVEMDGLGATVRGQRLTVDAEVEEGPDPDNVITASGMMEPQALLPHLSTVLAEYVTGAAPWRINIRIPSGDDEPIMLSGDSALRGTAIDVPSPLGKAPDQDRRLAFSLPLEDDAPRVVRLEYGDELRALVELLEGRDDGIVCERAAVHFGDGAPRLRKEPGLYMDGTLRRLDLRGWARTLIAEAGGGTSSSAASRPAGADGFPGAPGFGGADLDVQAARYDAYVFSDARLRTRREGGDWLVELDSDEVSGQTRIPANVGAGEPIRVRYDWIDLGLLAPEGGVEAAAAQQTEEETGFDGVDPASMPPLDVRIDRLKTRNALLNDITLVTSPTSDGVTIHRVGFDNEHLRLEGQGRWRGDPRSRTSVRLQLRSGNFGAGLSGIGYGGALVEGDGEVTANLDWNGPPWAPTLENLEGYAQLQLEDGVIPEVDPGPARLLGLVSLRALPQLLSMDFGTLVQRGYAFDTINGRIDFDGGNAFSRGLEVDGPVGKMIITGRTGLVARDYDQTVAFQPELSSSLPVIGALTGGPVTGLAVALVQGVLRNIGADVEEASEFRYSLTGTWADPKVQLVNRAPENTNTYEPSQPGRQGR, from the coding sequence ATGAGGAGTGGTTGGGGGCGTCTGCGGCGGTGGCTCGGCGGGACGGTCGCGTTCGCCCTGATCGCGGCGGCCGTGCTGTTGACCGTCCTGCGTCTCGCCTTGCCGTTCGCGGCCGAATACCGGGCCGAGCTGGAGGCGCGCGTTGCCGACTATCTGGACACGCCCGTGTCGATCGGGTCCATGGAAGTCGAATGGCATGGTCTGGGGCCGCGCCTGCGGCTGGTCGATCTGCGGCTCGAAGGGCCGCCGCCCGCGCGCCAGCCACTGCGTTTTGACGAGGCGTTCGTCGATATCGGTATCGGGCCGGGTATCGGTGGCGAACTGCCGATGTTCATCCGCAGCATGTCGCTGGTCGGCCTGAATCTCGAGATCGAATTGAATGAGGATGGGCAGCTGGCGATGTTCGGCCAGCGCGTGCCGGTCGAGGAAGTGATTCCCAAGGGGGAAACACCCCCACCGTTTGTCCAGCGCATCGGCGGCTGGCTGTTGGGCACTGGCCGTCTGCAACTCCTCGACGCATCGATCGATCTCGTCTCGGTCGACGGCGACCGCTCACGGATATCGGATATCGATCTCCGTCTTGCCAATGATGAAGATCATCATCGCGCCGCGCTGTCGATGCAGCTGCCGTCCGAATGGGGTGAATCGATTGACGCGGTCTTCGACGTCACCGGTGCGGAAATCGGCGACTGGGCGCAGTGGGAAGGCCGCATCTGGGTCGATGCGCAAAACGTCGAGCTGCGGCGCTGGTCGGGGCTGTACCCCGAGCTGCCGATTCACGTGCGCGACGGGCGCGCATCGTTCGCCACCTGGATCGATTTCGGTAACGGGCGCCTCGGGGAGGTCGCGCTGCACGGCGATAGCGACAATCTCGCCGTTGCCGGAGGGCCGATGGAAGTGCCGGTCGCGTTTGAACGCCTCGCGGGGCGCTTACGCTGGCATGGCCAGTCGGGCGGCGACTGGCAGCTCGATGTCGGTGACCTGAAGGTCCGGCGCGGCGGCCGGGCCTGGCCCGAATCCGGATTCAGCGTGGCCCGCGAGTCGAACGGCGACGGGGCACGCTGGCGCCTCGGCGCCGATTTTCTGCGGATCGAGGACAGCCTGGCCCTGGCGCGCCTGACGCCACTGGCCAATGAATTGCCACGGAAGCTTCGGCCACTGGCGCCGGGCGGGGACCTGTACGATCTGCAGGCGGCTGGAGCGGCCTCCGAACCGATCGCTCTGCGGGCCCGGTTCGAGGACGTGGACTGGACCGCCACCGGTGATATTCCCGGCGTCCGTGGTGTCGATGGAAGGCTTGAGGCGGGTGGCGGCGGCGCGCGCATTGACCTGGCCGCGCGCGAGGCCAGTCTCGACGCGCCCCGTTTCATGGCCGCCCCGCTTGATTTCGCCCGGTTCACTGGCCGTGTCGGTGTCACCTGGCCGGATGACGGGGTTCGGATCCGGGGGCAGGGGTTGCGCGCGGAAAACGCGGACGGCACGGCCAGTGGCCGTGTCGAGGCGTTCGTGCCCGGTGACGGGAGCGTCCATCTGGACATCGAGGCCGGCTTCGACAACGTACCGGTGCCCGCGGTAACCCGTTATATCCCCGCGCGCGAAATCCCCCGGGAAGTCATGTCGGCCCTGGACCGGACCCTGCAGGCGGGCCTTGTCGAGCACGGTGAATTGCGCCTCGAGGGGCGTGCGCGCGATTTCCCTTACCGGGATGGCAACGGGACGTTCACGGTCGATCTTCAGGCGCGTAACGCACGCATCGATTATGCCCCGGGCTGGCCCTCGCTCGATCAGGTGTCAGGGCGTGTGCGCTTTGATGGGCCCTCGATGCGTATCGATGCCGAAGCGGCGCGCCTTTTCGGTATCCGGTCGCGGCGTCTGACGGCGCGTATCCCGGATCTGGAGGAAGGTCGACTCGCCGTGAGCGCCGAGGCCGATGCCCCGATTGCCGATCTGATCCGGCTGGTCAACGAGAGCCCCCTGGCGGACGAGCTGGGGCGGTTGTTCGCCGGCGCCCGGGGTGACGGCGAGGCACCGTTCAGGCTCGACCTGGAGGTGCCGCTGCGCGCGCCCGAGCAGACGACCGTCGCTGGCCGTGTCGCGCTCAGCGGTGACAGCCTGGTGCAGCCCCGTTTCGATCTGGACATGCGCGATCTCGATGGCGCATTGCGTTTCACCCGGCGCGGGGTCGAGATGGACGGACTCGGCGCAACGGTGCGCGGCCAGCGTCTGACGGTGGATGCCGAGGTCGAAGAGGGCCCCGATCCGGACAACGTCATCACCGCGAGCGGCATGATGGAGCCGCAGGCGCTGTTGCCGCACTTGTCCACTGTGCTTGCCGAGTATGTAACCGGCGCCGCGCCATGGCGTATCAATATCCGCATCCCGTCGGGCGATGACGAGCCCATTATGCTGAGCGGTGATAGTGCGCTGCGCGGCACCGCCATCGATGTGCCGAGCCCACTCGGCAAGGCGCCCGATCAGGATCGTCGACTCGCGTTCTCGCTGCCGCTCGAGGACGACGCGCCTCGCGTCGTGCGTCTCGAGTACGGTGACGAGCTGCGCGCACTCGTTGAACTGCTGGAGGGCAGGGACGATGGCATCGTGTGCGAGCGCGCGGCGGTGCATTTCGGCGATGGAGCGCCCCGGCTGCGTAAGGAACCCGGGCTGTATATGGACGGCACGCTCAGGCGGCTCGATCTGCGCGGTTGGGCGCGCACCCTCATCGCCGAGGCGGGCGGGGGAACATCATCGTCCGCCGCGTCACGACCCGCTGGCGCCGACGGTTTCCCGGGCGCCCCCGGATTCGGAGGTGCCGACCTGGACGTGCAGGCCGCCCGCTACGACGCGTACGTGTTCTCGGATGCACGGCTGAGGACCCGACGCGAGGGCGGGGACTGGCTGGTGGAACTCGACAGCGACGAGGTGAGCGGCCAGACGCGGATCCCCGCCAATGTGGGTGCCGGTGAGCCGATCCGCGTCCGCTATGACTGGATCGATCTGGGTCTGCTTGCGCCTGAGGGCGGGGTGGAGGCGGCCGCCGCCCAGCAGACGGAGGAGGAGACCGGTTTCGATGGTGTAGACCCCGCCAGCATGCCCCCGCTCGACGTGCGCATCGATCGGCTGAAGACCCGTAATGCCCTGCTGAACGATATCACCCTCGTGACCAGTCCAACGTCGGATGGGGTGACGATCCATCGCGTCGGATTCGATAACGAGCATCTGCGGCTCGAGGGCCAGGGGCGCTGGCGCGGTGATCCACGTTCAAGGACCTCCGTGCGTCTGCAGCTGCGCAGCGGCAACTTCGGTGCGGGGCTGAGCGGCATCGGTTACGGTGGTGCCCTGGTCGAGGGCGATGGCGAGGTGACAGCCAATCTGGACTGGAATGGCCCGCCCTGGGCGCCGACACTTGAGAATCTCGAAGGGTACGCCCAGCTCCAGCTCGAGGACGGCGTGATTCCGGAAGTGGATCCGGGCCCGGCGCGCCTGTTGGGTCTCGTTTCGCTGCGAGCGCTGCCGCAGCTGCTGTCCATGGATTTCGGCACTCTCGTTCAGCGCGGTTACGCCTTCGATACCATCAATGGCCGCATCGATTTCGATGGTGGCAACGCGTTCAGTCGTGGCCTTGAAGTCGATGGGCCCGTCGGGAAAATGATCATTACCGGGCGGACCGGCCTGGTGGCGCGGGACTATGACCAGACGGTCGCGTTTCAGCCGGAACTGTCGAGTTCGCTGCCGGTAATCGGCGCTCTGACCGGAGGACCGGTTACCGGGCTTGCCGTCGCGCTGGTGCAGGGCGTGCTGCGCAACATCGGTGCTGATGTGGAGGAGGCCAGCGAATTCCGTTACAGCTTGACAGGCACATGGGCCGATCCCAAAGTCCAACTGGTGAACCGGGCACCCGAAAACACGAATACCTATGAGCCATCGCAACCGGGCCGCCAGGGCCGATGA
- a CDS encoding carbon-nitrogen hydrolase family protein — MSETRMAAIQMASGSNVLANLDEAGNLIAAAAADGASVIGLPENFGLIGQTEKAKLEHAEAEGSGPQQDFLAATAVRHGVWLIGGSLPIATPGGERVRQRLMVFGPDGACVAQYDKMHLFDVELDNGETYRESSGIEPGDAVVTVDLPIGRLGLTICYDLRFPELYRQLLDRGAEIFFVPSAFTKATGRAHWEVLLRARSIENLAWTVAPAQGGYHVSGRETWGHTMIVDPWGTVVAERANGNGFVAADFDRARLEATRRRFPATRHRRLASGSHEPR, encoded by the coding sequence ATGAGCGAAACGCGGATGGCCGCGATCCAGATGGCGTCCGGGTCGAACGTGCTGGCCAATCTCGATGAGGCCGGGAATCTGATCGCCGCGGCGGCCGCCGATGGCGCCAGCGTGATCGGTCTCCCGGAGAACTTCGGCCTGATCGGCCAAACCGAGAAGGCCAAGCTGGAACACGCGGAGGCGGAAGGCAGCGGTCCGCAGCAGGACTTCCTGGCGGCAACGGCCGTGCGCCACGGGGTCTGGCTGATCGGGGGCTCGCTGCCGATCGCGACCCCGGGTGGCGAGCGCGTGCGGCAGCGCCTGATGGTCTTCGGTCCGGACGGTGCCTGTGTCGCGCAATACGACAAGATGCACCTGTTCGATGTTGAGCTGGACAACGGCGAGACCTATCGGGAGTCCTCGGGGATCGAACCCGGCGATGCCGTTGTGACCGTCGATCTGCCGATCGGACGGCTGGGATTGACGATCTGCTACGATCTGCGCTTCCCGGAGCTGTACCGCCAGCTGCTCGACCGGGGCGCGGAGATTTTCTTCGTGCCCAGCGCCTTCACCAAAGCGACCGGTCGGGCCCACTGGGAAGTCCTGTTGCGTGCCCGTTCGATCGAAAATCTCGCCTGGACGGTTGCGCCGGCCCAGGGCGGATACCATGTCAGTGGACGTGAGACCTGGGGACATACGATGATCGTCGATCCCTGGGGCACGGTCGTGGCCGAACGCGCCAACGGCAATGGTTTCGTCGCCGCCGATTTCGATCGCGCGCGCCTGGAGGCCACGCGCCGCCGTTTCCCCGCGACGCGCCACCGTCGTCTCGCCAGCGGTTCGCACGAACCGCGATAA
- the tldD gene encoding metalloprotease TldD has translation MTDAALDIASEHLLAPAGLETNALGRVLDGLLGHAVDAADLYFQSARQESWILEDGIVREGSFDVDRGVGVRAMAGERTGFAYSDEIALPALEQSARAARAIARAGQDAAVPAWRGGGALALYPSDDPLATLTDSEKVELLMACDREARAADPAVKQVIASLSGKHEVVLVAASDGTLAADVRPLVRLNVSVIVERDGRREQGMGGGGGRHGYDVFVQQGRAREYAREAVRQALVNTEAVDAPAGTMPVVLGSGWAGVLLHEAVGHGLEGDFNRKGTSAFAGRVGERVAARGCTVVDEGSIDGRRGSLSIDDEGTATQCTTLIEDGILTGYMQDKMNARLMGQRSTGNGRRESYAHLPMPRMTNTYMRAGDRDPQEIIESVDRGLYAVNFGGGQVDITSGKFVFSVSEAYMIENGRVTKPVKGATLIGNGPSALHQVSMVGNDLELDTGIGVCGKEGQSVPVGVGQPTLKLDAITVGGTQSG, from the coding sequence ATGACCGACGCTGCACTCGATATCGCCAGCGAGCACCTGCTGGCCCCGGCCGGCCTCGAGACGAACGCGCTCGGGCGCGTCCTCGACGGCCTGCTCGGCCATGCGGTCGACGCGGCCGACCTGTACTTCCAGTCCGCACGCCAGGAATCCTGGATCCTGGAGGATGGCATCGTCCGCGAGGGCAGTTTCGATGTCGACCGCGGGGTGGGCGTGCGCGCGATGGCCGGAGAACGCACCGGCTTCGCCTACTCCGACGAGATCGCGCTGCCGGCGCTGGAGCAGTCGGCCCGCGCCGCCCGTGCCATCGCCCGGGCCGGCCAGGACGCCGCCGTACCCGCATGGCGCGGCGGCGGTGCACTGGCGCTGTACCCGTCCGACGATCCCCTGGCGACGCTGACGGACAGCGAAAAGGTCGAGCTGCTGATGGCCTGTGACCGCGAGGCGCGGGCGGCCGATCCGGCAGTCAAGCAGGTCATCGCGAGCCTGTCGGGCAAGCACGAGGTGGTGCTGGTGGCCGCATCCGATGGGACGCTGGCGGCCGATGTGCGTCCGCTGGTGCGCCTCAACGTAAGCGTGATCGTTGAACGCGACGGCCGCCGCGAGCAGGGCATGGGCGGTGGCGGCGGCCGCCATGGCTACGACGTGTTCGTCCAGCAGGGCCGTGCGCGCGAGTACGCCCGCGAGGCGGTGCGCCAGGCGCTGGTCAACACCGAGGCCGTCGATGCCCCGGCCGGGACGATGCCGGTCGTGCTCGGGTCGGGCTGGGCCGGTGTGCTCCTGCATGAGGCGGTGGGTCATGGGCTCGAAGGCGATTTCAATCGCAAGGGCACGTCCGCGTTCGCTGGTCGTGTGGGCGAGCGTGTGGCCGCGCGCGGCTGCACCGTGGTGGACGAGGGTTCCATCGATGGTCGTCGCGGCTCGCTCAGTATCGACGACGAGGGCACCGCGACGCAGTGCACCACATTGATCGAGGACGGCATCCTGACCGGTTACATGCAGGACAAGATGAACGCGCGCCTGATGGGGCAGCGCTCGACCGGCAACGGCCGGCGCGAGTCCTATGCCCATCTGCCGATGCCACGCATGACCAACACCTACATGCGCGCCGGCGACCGCGACCCGCAGGAGATCATCGAGTCGGTCGATCGCGGCCTCTATGCCGTCAATTTCGGCGGCGGCCAGGTCGACATCACCTCCGGTAAATTCGTTTTCTCCGTGTCCGAGGCGTACATGATTGAAAACGGTCGCGTGACAAAGCCGGTCAAGGGCGCGACCCTGATCGGCAACGGCCCGAGCGCGCTGCACCAGGTCTCGATGGTCGGCAACGACCTCGAACTCGACACCGGCATCGGTGTGTGCGGCAAGGAAGGCCAGAGCGTCCCCGTCGGCGTCGGCCAGCCCACGCTCAAGCTTGATGCCATTACCGTGGGTGGTACGCAGAGCGGGTAA
- the pmbA gene encoding metalloprotease PmbA, giving the protein MSSVPVQSDRTGGDLPAASELERLVEQALASAQAEGATAAEAGASVADGLSVSVRGGEVETVEYQRDRSLAITVFIGQRTGSAATSDFRDEAVQDTVAAACRIARFTAEDPYAGLADAELMAREVPDLDLYHPWGLDAEAAIERALACEHAARADERITNTEGAGVNAHAAVSTYGNTHGFLQTVHGTRHGIDCAVIAGHGDHMQRDFWYTVARAPEDLESPEAVGRRAAERTIARIGADQIATTECPVLFVPEMARSIVGHLVGAVRGSALYREATFLAGRRGEQLFPEFVRIHEQPHLPRAMGSCAFDREGVATAPRDLVSDGVLRDYVLDSYSARRLGMETTGNAGGVHNLTLEPGDEDFEQLLARMGTGLVVTEMMGMGVNMVTGDYSRGAAGYWVENGRIAQPVQEVTVAGTLERMFAGIVAIGSDLDTRANIRTPSVLIDRLTVAGS; this is encoded by the coding sequence ATGAGTTCCGTGCCCGTGCAGTCAGACCGGACCGGTGGCGATCTGCCGGCGGCGAGTGAGTTGGAGCGGCTGGTGGAGCAGGCGCTGGCGAGTGCGCAGGCCGAGGGGGCGACCGCGGCCGAGGCCGGGGCGAGCGTGGCCGATGGTCTGTCCGTGAGCGTGCGCGGCGGCGAGGTCGAGACGGTCGAGTATCAGCGCGACCGCAGTCTCGCCATCACCGTGTTCATCGGCCAGCGCACCGGCTCGGCGGCGACCAGCGACTTCCGCGACGAGGCGGTCCAGGACACGGTCGCGGCCGCCTGCCGGATCGCGCGCTTCACCGCGGAGGATCCGTACGCCGGCCTCGCCGATGCCGAACTCATGGCCCGCGAGGTGCCCGACCTCGACCTGTATCACCCCTGGGGACTCGATGCGGAAGCGGCGATCGAGCGGGCCCTTGCCTGCGAGCATGCGGCCCGTGCCGATGAGCGCATCACCAATACCGAGGGTGCCGGCGTCAACGCCCACGCCGCCGTCTCCACGTACGGCAACACGCATGGTTTCCTGCAGACGGTCCACGGCACCCGCCACGGTATCGATTGCGCCGTGATCGCCGGGCATGGCGACCACATGCAGCGTGATTTCTGGTACACGGTCGCGCGCGCGCCGGAGGATCTCGAGTCGCCCGAGGCGGTCGGCCGGCGGGCCGCCGAGCGCACCATCGCCCGGATCGGTGCCGACCAGATCGCCACGACCGAGTGTCCGGTGCTGTTCGTGCCGGAGATGGCGCGTTCGATCGTCGGCCATCTGGTCGGCGCCGTGCGCGGCAGCGCGCTCTACCGGGAGGCGACGTTCCTCGCCGGACGGCGGGGCGAGCAACTGTTCCCGGAATTCGTGCGCATCCACGAACAACCGCATCTGCCGCGCGCGATGGGCTCCTGTGCGTTCGACCGCGAGGGCGTGGCGACCGCACCGCGCGATCTCGTCAGCGATGGCGTGCTGCGCGATTACGTGCTGGACAGTTACAGCGCGCGCCGGCTGGGTATGGAGACGACCGGCAATGCGGGTGGGGTGCACAACCTCACGCTCGAGCCGGGCGATGAAGACTTCGAGCAGCTGCTCGCGCGGATGGGGACGGGGCTCGTCGTCACCGAGATGATGGGGATGGGCGTGAACATGGTAACCGGCGACTACTCACGCGGCGCCGCCGGTTACTGGGTGGAAAATGGGCGCATCGCCCAGCCCGTCCAGGAGGTCACCGTCGCCGGCACGCTGGAGCGGATGTTCGCGGGGATCGTCGCCATTGGCAGCGATCTGGATACGCGCGCCAATATCCGGACGCCGTCCGTGTTGATCGACCGCCTGACCGTCGCCGGATCCTGA